From the Euphorbia lathyris chromosome 6, ddEupLath1.1, whole genome shotgun sequence genome, one window contains:
- the LOC136234231 gene encoding sphingosine kinase 1 — MDQSEASPTAIISDQVSVNGNVTLLTLTSDGELRWTERRQRCLIVEKQVLGFVMEGGKVRIKTLVDNGDGVCCRGSNGALVRKDFIFQPLTEESGRLWCQHLRNYLDSLGRPRRLFIFVNPFGGKKSASKVFLDVVKPLLEDADVQFTLQETKHQLHAKEVATVLDLSKYDGVVCVSGDGILVEVVNGLLTREDWSAAIKTPLGLVPAGTGNGMAKSLLDSVGEPCKASNAVLTIIRGHKRSLDVATILQGQTRFFSVLMLSWGLVADIDIESEKYRWMGSARIDFYALQRIIHLRQYNGRISFVPAPGFESYGEPTSYTGEPTGKQSTLKSGQEQRVMIQKHGYQGSDVNLVHLDWRIINGPFISVWLHNVPWGSEGVMAAPDAKFSDGYLDLILIRQCPKLSLLSLMANLSNGNHVKSPYVLYLKVKAFVLEPGTLTGDSTKGGIIDVDGEVLAKGNGAYKCEQKTLMVYDKLQMTVDQGLATLFSPVSHS; from the exons ATGGATCAATCCGAAGCCTCGCCGACGGCCATAATATCGGATCAAGTCTCCGTCAACGGGAACGTCACGCTTTTGACTTTGACCTCAGACGGCGAGCTCCGGTGGACAGAAAGACGGCAACGATGTTTGATTGTCGAGAAACAGGTGCTTGGATTTGTAATGGAGGGAGGTAAAGTAAGAATAAAGACTTTGGTGGATAACGGAGATGGAGTCTGCTGTCGAGGAAGTAACGGAGCTTTGGTGAGGAAGGATTTCATATTCCAGCCTCTGACTGAAGAATCAGGGAGACTTTGGTGTCAGCATCTCCGTAATTATCTTGATTCTCTCG GTCGGCCGAGGCGGCTGTTTATTTTTGTGAATCCATTTGGAGGAAAGAAATCTGCTTCAAAAGTTTTTCTTGATGTTGTAAAACCATTATTGGAAGATGCTGATGTCCAATTTACATTGCAAG AAACTAAACATCAGCTACATGCCAAAGAAGTTGCTACGGTTCTAGATCTTAGTAAATATGATGGTGTTGTTTGTGTCAGCGGAGATGGAATTCTTGTCGAG GTGGTAAATGGACTTTTAACAAGAGAGGACTGGAGTGCTGCAATCAAAACTCCTCTTGGACTGGTTCCTGCAG GTACTGGAAATGGAATGGCAAAATCTCTTCTGGATTCTGTTGGTGAACCATGTAAAGCATCTAATGCTGTTCTTACAATTATACGAG GTCATAAGCGCTCGTTGGATGTAGCGACTATCTTGCAAGGACAAACCAGATTTTTCAGCGTCCTTATGCTTTCATGGG GTCTTGTAGCAGATATTGATATTGAGTCTGAAAAGTATCGCTGGATGGGGAGTGCTCGAATCGATTTCTAT GCCCTTCAACGGATAATCCATTTAAGGCAATATAATGGGCGCATTTCTTTTGTGCCTGCACCTGGCTTTGAATCTTATGGGGAGCCAACCAGTTACACTGGTGAACCTACTGGTAAACAAAGTACTCTCAAATCCGGTCAAGAGCAGCGTGTCATGATTCAAAAACATGGTTATCAAGGATCTGATGTTAATTTAGTCCATCTCGACTGGAGGATAATCAACGGCCCGTTTATTTCAGTCTGGCTTCACAATGTACCTTGGGGTTCGGAGGGTGTCATGGCAGCTCCTGATGCAAAG TTTTCAGATGGTTATTTAGATTTGATACTGATTCGGCAGTGTCCAAAATTATCCCTGCTATCATTAATGGCAAATTTGAGTAATGGAAATCACGTCAAATCGCCATACGTCTTATATCTTAAG GTGAAAGCATTCGTATTAGAGCCCGGAACACTTACTGGGGATTCAACTAAGGGCGGGATCATCGACGTAGATGGTGAGGTCCTTGCGAAAGGAAATGGAGCATACAAGTGTGAACAGAAGACTCTTATGGTCTATGACAAGCTTCAAATGACTGTTGATCAAGGTTTAGCTACTCTTTTTTCTCCTGTATCACATTCCTAA
- the LOC136234232 gene encoding uncharacterized protein isoform X1 — translation MIPSGLLSSTIKMELQLKKLGDSQVDRVALQTLEEDIKKANDLIDKYRNGDEEVADLMKQIKADAWTYADALAFMMSDIPLIRRVEDQFVYSKITQFDQETRRKFLEDEARKKSQAAHPQPDTGKRPIETAVDPPLKKRRPNTVGSTKLMADAIRSAKPTEKMVQMAKPDIGGYWSAKFGAQGSFENESLLNDLDEALGQVGEVQRDYDQIPGSIHVHKGKSELLSLYARLRTLENGLIQNVADRATIEKLEKDIANANSAIATANANLASATAALVLRDEEIQSLKAKIASDAKSHEDALGEAEYTAGEQAFFYGEMLMAYFSLAHPGIDFTDPEFTVPEPEDMAKFKKMPDAKEYLRNYVRRWMKGSLQENKPSTIVAADKPPEMPSKADSEPKGDKEVSPDGGSVTVDKKDPPASIVGEGSTEGDALII, via the exons ATGATTCCATCTGGTCTGCTTTCTTCAACAATAAAAATG GAATTGCAGCTTAAAAAATTGGGTGATTCTCAAGTTGATCGGGTTGCTCTTCAAACACTTGAAGAAGATATAAAGAAGGCAAATGACCTGATTGACAAATACAGAAATGG tgatgaagaggtggcggatctcatgaagcagattaaggcggatgcatggacgtatgcggatgccttagccttcatgatgagtgacattccCCTGATCCGCCGAGTGGAAGATCAATTCGtttattcaaaaattactcagtttgatcaag agacgcgcaggaaatttctagaagatgaagcacgcaagaaaagtcaagcggCTCACCCTCAACCTGATACGGGCAAGCGCCCTATAGAGACAGCTGTTGATCCGCCActgaagaagaggcggcccaatACTGTTGGTAGTACCAAGTTAATGGCGGACGCGATTAGGTCCGCCAAACCTACTGAGAAAATGGTTCAG AtggcgaagcccgatattggaGGATATTGGTCTGCCAAGTTTGGGGCCCAGggatcttttgagaatgaatctcTTCTGAATGATTTGGACGAGGCTTTAGGACAGGTGGGAGAGGTACAAAGGGATTACGACCAAATCCCTGGATCAATCCATGTCCATAAGGGAAAATCGGAGCTCCTCTCG CTGTATGCCCGCTTGCGTACTTTAGAAAATGGGCTCATCCAGAACGTGGCGGATAGGGCGACTATcgaaaagttagagaaagatATAGCGAATGCCAATTCCGCTATTGCCACCGCCAATGCGAACCTAGCTTCCGCCACAGCTGCTCTAGTTCTCCGAGATGAGgagatacaaagtttaaaggcaaagatagCCTCTGATGCTAAAAGCCACGAAGATGCTCTCGGGGAAGCTGAATACACAGCGGGTGAACAAGCATTTTTTTAtggagagatgcttatggcgtacttctccttgGCTCATCCTGGaattgatttcacagatcctgagttcaccgtccccgaaccagaggATATGGcgaagttcaagaagatgcCCGATGCCAAGGAATACCTCCGCAACTATGtacggagatggatgaagggatccCTGCAGGAAAACAAACCTTCTACCATAGTTGCGGCGGATAAACCCCCAGAGATGCCGTCTAAGGCTGATTCGGAACCAAAAggggataaggaggtatctcctgatggcGGATCTGTGACTGTGGATAAGAAGGATCCTCCAGCGAGCATTGTGGGCGAAGGAAGCACCGAAGGGGATGCCCTTATTATTTAG
- the LOC136234232 gene encoding uncharacterized protein isoform X2 → MIPSGLLSSTIKMLKKLGDSQVDRVALQTLEEDIKKANDLIDKYRNGDEEVADLMKQIKADAWTYADALAFMMSDIPLIRRVEDQFVYSKITQFDQETRRKFLEDEARKKSQAAHPQPDTGKRPIETAVDPPLKKRRPNTVGSTKLMADAIRSAKPTEKMVQMAKPDIGGYWSAKFGAQGSFENESLLNDLDEALGQVGEVQRDYDQIPGSIHVHKGKSELLSLYARLRTLENGLIQNVADRATIEKLEKDIANANSAIATANANLASATAALVLRDEEIQSLKAKIASDAKSHEDALGEAEYTAGEQAFFYGEMLMAYFSLAHPGIDFTDPEFTVPEPEDMAKFKKMPDAKEYLRNYVRRWMKGSLQENKPSTIVAADKPPEMPSKADSEPKGDKEVSPDGGSVTVDKKDPPASIVGEGSTEGDALII, encoded by the exons ATGATTCCATCTGGTCTGCTTTCTTCAACAATAAAAATG CTTAAAAAATTGGGTGATTCTCAAGTTGATCGGGTTGCTCTTCAAACACTTGAAGAAGATATAAAGAAGGCAAATGACCTGATTGACAAATACAGAAATGG tgatgaagaggtggcggatctcatgaagcagattaaggcggatgcatggacgtatgcggatgccttagccttcatgatgagtgacattccCCTGATCCGCCGAGTGGAAGATCAATTCGtttattcaaaaattactcagtttgatcaag agacgcgcaggaaatttctagaagatgaagcacgcaagaaaagtcaagcggCTCACCCTCAACCTGATACGGGCAAGCGCCCTATAGAGACAGCTGTTGATCCGCCActgaagaagaggcggcccaatACTGTTGGTAGTACCAAGTTAATGGCGGACGCGATTAGGTCCGCCAAACCTACTGAGAAAATGGTTCAG AtggcgaagcccgatattggaGGATATTGGTCTGCCAAGTTTGGGGCCCAGggatcttttgagaatgaatctcTTCTGAATGATTTGGACGAGGCTTTAGGACAGGTGGGAGAGGTACAAAGGGATTACGACCAAATCCCTGGATCAATCCATGTCCATAAGGGAAAATCGGAGCTCCTCTCG CTGTATGCCCGCTTGCGTACTTTAGAAAATGGGCTCATCCAGAACGTGGCGGATAGGGCGACTATcgaaaagttagagaaagatATAGCGAATGCCAATTCCGCTATTGCCACCGCCAATGCGAACCTAGCTTCCGCCACAGCTGCTCTAGTTCTCCGAGATGAGgagatacaaagtttaaaggcaaagatagCCTCTGATGCTAAAAGCCACGAAGATGCTCTCGGGGAAGCTGAATACACAGCGGGTGAACAAGCATTTTTTTAtggagagatgcttatggcgtacttctccttgGCTCATCCTGGaattgatttcacagatcctgagttcaccgtccccgaaccagaggATATGGcgaagttcaagaagatgcCCGATGCCAAGGAATACCTCCGCAACTATGtacggagatggatgaagggatccCTGCAGGAAAACAAACCTTCTACCATAGTTGCGGCGGATAAACCCCCAGAGATGCCGTCTAAGGCTGATTCGGAACCAAAAggggataaggaggtatctcctgatggcGGATCTGTGACTGTGGATAAGAAGGATCCTCCAGCGAGCATTGTGGGCGAAGGAAGCACCGAAGGGGATGCCCTTATTATTTAG
- the LOC136234232 gene encoding uncharacterized protein isoform X3: protein METRRKFLEDEARKKSQAAHPQPDTGKRPIETAVDPPLKKRRPNTVGSTKLMADAIRSAKPTEKMVQMAKPDIGGYWSAKFGAQGSFENESLLNDLDEALGQVGEVQRDYDQIPGSIHVHKGKSELLSLYARLRTLENGLIQNVADRATIEKLEKDIANANSAIATANANLASATAALVLRDEEIQSLKAKIASDAKSHEDALGEAEYTAGEQAFFYGEMLMAYFSLAHPGIDFTDPEFTVPEPEDMAKFKKMPDAKEYLRNYVRRWMKGSLQENKPSTIVAADKPPEMPSKADSEPKGDKEVSPDGGSVTVDKKDPPASIVGEGSTEGDALII from the exons ATGG agacgcgcaggaaatttctagaagatgaagcacgcaagaaaagtcaagcggCTCACCCTCAACCTGATACGGGCAAGCGCCCTATAGAGACAGCTGTTGATCCGCCActgaagaagaggcggcccaatACTGTTGGTAGTACCAAGTTAATGGCGGACGCGATTAGGTCCGCCAAACCTACTGAGAAAATGGTTCAG AtggcgaagcccgatattggaGGATATTGGTCTGCCAAGTTTGGGGCCCAGggatcttttgagaatgaatctcTTCTGAATGATTTGGACGAGGCTTTAGGACAGGTGGGAGAGGTACAAAGGGATTACGACCAAATCCCTGGATCAATCCATGTCCATAAGGGAAAATCGGAGCTCCTCTCG CTGTATGCCCGCTTGCGTACTTTAGAAAATGGGCTCATCCAGAACGTGGCGGATAGGGCGACTATcgaaaagttagagaaagatATAGCGAATGCCAATTCCGCTATTGCCACCGCCAATGCGAACCTAGCTTCCGCCACAGCTGCTCTAGTTCTCCGAGATGAGgagatacaaagtttaaaggcaaagatagCCTCTGATGCTAAAAGCCACGAAGATGCTCTCGGGGAAGCTGAATACACAGCGGGTGAACAAGCATTTTTTTAtggagagatgcttatggcgtacttctccttgGCTCATCCTGGaattgatttcacagatcctgagttcaccgtccccgaaccagaggATATGGcgaagttcaagaagatgcCCGATGCCAAGGAATACCTCCGCAACTATGtacggagatggatgaagggatccCTGCAGGAAAACAAACCTTCTACCATAGTTGCGGCGGATAAACCCCCAGAGATGCCGTCTAAGGCTGATTCGGAACCAAAAggggataaggaggtatctcctgatggcGGATCTGTGACTGTGGATAAGAAGGATCCTCCAGCGAGCATTGTGGGCGAAGGAAGCACCGAAGGGGATGCCCTTATTATTTAG